The sequence CAGACCACCAGGACGGCCAGCAGCACCGAGTACACGGTCTTCGTCAGGAACAGGGTCGCGACCCGGGTGATGTTGCCGATCACCCGGCGGCCCTCGGCGACCACGGACGGCAGCGTCGCGAAGCTGTTGTTCAGCAGCACGATCTGGGCGACCGCGCGGGTCGCCTCGGAGCCCGAGCCCATCGAGACACCGATGTCGGCGTCCTTCAGCGCGAGGACGTCGTTGACCCCGTCACCCGTCATCGCCACGGTGTGGCCGCGCGACTGGAGGGCCGCGACCATCTCCCGCTTCTGCTGCGGGGTGACGCGGCCGAACACCGCGTTCTCCTCCATCGCGGTCGCCATCTCGTCCGGGTCCGTGGGCATCCGGCGCGCGTCCAGGGCGTGTTCGGCGCCCGGCATGCCGAGCTTCGCGGCCACCGCGCCGACCGACACGGCGTTGTCACCGGAGATGACCTTGGTGGCGACCCGCTGCTCGCCGAAGTAGGCGAGGGTCCGCCCCGCGTCGGGGCGCAGCCGCTGCTCCAGGACGACCAGGGCGGCCGGCTCGGCACCCTCGGCCGCGCCCGGGGCGTCCAGCTCGCCCCGCGCACGGGCCAGCAGCAGCACCCGCAGCCCCTGCTCGTTGAGCTGCCCGATCTCGTCCAGCGCCGGGTCGTCCTCCGCCAGCAGCACGTCGGGGGCGCCGAGGAGCCACGCGGACGACGTACCGCCGCCCTCCGTGAAGGCGGCCCCGCTGTACTTGCGGGCGGAGGAGAACGGCAGCGTCCCCGTGACGTCCCAGTCCTCCCCGTCCACCGGGGCCGGGTAGGCGTCGATGATGGCCTGGAGGCTGGCGTTGGGCCGGGGCTCGGACGCGCCGAAGGCGGCCAGCACGCGGTGCAGATACGGCTCGTCGGTGCCGTTCAGCGCGCGGACCTCGGTGACGTCCATACCGCCCTCGGTGAGCGTGCCGGTCTTGTCCAGGCACACGACGTCGACCCGGGCCAGGCCCTCGATGGCGGGCAGCTCCTGGACGAGGCACTGCTTGCGGCCGAGCCGTACGACGCCGATCGCGAAGGCGACCGAGGTCAGCAGGACCAGGCCCTCCGGGATCATCGGGACGATGCCGCCGACGGTCCGGGCGACCGAGTCCTTGAAGTTGTGCTCCTTGACCACCAGCTGGCTGATGATCAGGCCGATCGCGGTCGGCACCATCATCCAGGTGACGTACTTGAGGATCGTGGAGATGCCGGTGCGCAGCTCGGACCGTACGAGCGTGAAGCGGGACGCCTCCTCGGCGAGCTGCGCCGCGTACGCCTCGCGCCCGACCTTCGTGGCGGTGAACGCCCCGCCTCCCGCGACGACGAAGCTGCCGGACATCACCGGGTCGCCGGTCCGCTTGACGACCGGGTCCGCCTCGCCGGTGAGCAGGGACTCGTCGATCTCCAGGCCGTCCGCCTCGGCGACCGTGCCGTCCACGACCACCTTGTCCCCGGGGCCCAGCTCGACCAGATCGCCCAGGACGATCTCCGAGGTGTGGATCTCGGCCGCCGCCCCGTCGCGCCGGACGGTCGGCTTCGCCTCGCCGATGACCGCGAGGCTGTCCAGTGTCTTCTTGGCCCGCCACTCCTGCACGATGCCGATGCCGGTGTTGGCGATGATCACGAAGCCGAAGAGGCTGTCCTGGATCGGCGCCACGAACAGCATGATCAGCCAGAGCACACCGATGATCAGGTTGAACCGGGTGAAGACGTTGGCCCGGACGATCTCGGTCAGGGACCGCGAGGAGCGCACCGGTACGTCGTTGACCTCGCCCCGGGCGATCCGCTCGGCGACCTCGGCGGCGGTCAGCCCGCGCCCGGCCGGCGGGTCCGGCAGCTCGACGGGGTGGACCGGGTCGAGCTCCGCCCCCGCGTCGATCGTCGCCGGGGTCCCCGAGGGACCGGTTCGCTGCTCCCCGGAGGGGTCGGATGCCCGCTGCGTCATGGTTCCGACGGTACGGGCGGAACGTCCGGTGCACCCGCCGGGGGTGTGAAGATCAGACCGGGGGAGGAGCGGGATGGTCCCCCGGTCGTACGGGGCCGGTGCGGAGCTCCACGCTCAGGCGGTCGCGCCCGGCGTTTCCTCTGATCCGGACGGTCCGGAGCCCTCCGCCGCTGCCGCCGCCCGCTTGAGGGCCGCGTCGCGTCCGCGCACGTACCAGATGCCGATCAGGCCGAGGCCCGCGCCCGCCAGGCAGGTCCACACCCACCACAGGTGGCCGTGGTCGTCGAACCAGCCGTAGAACGGGATCTGGACCAGGAAGAGGACGAACCAGAGGATCGTGCCGCCGGTGATGGTCGCGACGACGGGCCCCTCCAGGGGCTCGGGTGCCTCGTGCTTCGGTGTCCACTTCGCCATGCGGTCAGTGTATGCGGCGCGTATGTAAGCGCCGTCGGGTCAGTCGGCCCATGGGTCTACGCGCGGAGATAGCGATCTTCGCCTTATGTATTCATACTGAATCTGCTTACGGCTGGCTCGAATTATTCGTGTGAACGTCCAAAGCTGACCACTTTTAACCCCCTCTACGTACGACTGAGGTCATACATGTCCCCCTCGGCCACCGCTCCGGTCGACGCCACGCCTCCCCCGGCTCCACAGCCCACCGGCGGCCTGGACCGTTTCTTCAAGATCTCCGAGCGGAAGTCGTCGGTGGCCCGCGAGGTCCGCGGCGGATTCGCGACCTTCTTCGCGATGGCCTACATCATCGTGCTGAACCCGATCATCCTGGGCGGCGCGAAGGACATCAACGAGAACTACCTCAACCACGGCCAGCTGGTCACCGCGACGGTGCTGACCGCCGCGTTCTCCACCCTGCTCATGGGTGTCATCGGCAACGTGCCGATCGCGCTGGCCGCGGGCCTCGGCGTCAACACCGTCGTCGCCCTCCAGCTCGCCCCCCGGATGACCTGGCCCGACGCCATGGGCATGGTCGTCCTCGCGGGCATCGTCGTCATGCTGCTCGTCGCGACCGGGCTGCGGGAACGTGTGATGAACGCCGTACCGGGCTCACTGCGCAAGGGCATCGCGATCGGCATCGGCCTGTTCATCCTGCTGATCGGCCTCGTCGACTCGGGCTTCGTCTCGCGCATCCCGGACAAGGCGGAGACCACCGTCCCGCTCCAGCTGGGCGCCGACGGCCACCTCAACGGCTGGCCGGTCCTGATCTTCGTCCTCGGCGCGCTGCTCACCCTCGTGCTGATCGTCCGCAAGGTGCCGGGCGCGATCCTGATCTCCATCGTGGCGATGACGGTCCTCGCACTGATCATCAACGCCATCGCCGGTCTGCCGGCCGAGGCGTGGGGGCTGACCGTGCCGGAGTGGCCGGGCAATCCGGTCGCCACCCCGGACTTCGGGCTGCTGGGTCACTTCAGCCTGTTCGGCGGCTTCCAGAAGGTGGGCATCCTCACCGGCATCCTGTTCGTCTTCACCGTGCTGCTGTCCTGCTTCTTCGACGCGATGGGCACCATCCTCGGCGTAGGCGACGAGGCGAAGCTGACCGACAAGGACGGCAACTTCCCCGGCATCAACCGGGTGCTGTTCGTCGACGGCATCGGCGTCGCCGCGGGCGGTGCGAGCTCCTCCTCCGCCTCGACCTGCTTCGTGGAGTCCACGGCGGGGGTCGGCGAGGGCGCCCGTACGGGCCTGGCGAGCATCGTCACGGGGCTGCTGTTCACGGTCTCGCTGTTCCTCACACCGCTGGCGACCATGGTCCCCTCGCAGGCGGCCACTCCGGCCCTGCTGGCGGTGGGCTTCCTGATCATCGCGGGTTCCGTGCGGGACATCGACTGGAGCGACTACACGCTCGCGATCCCGGCCTTCCTCGCCATGGTCATGATGCCGTTCACGTACTCGATCACCAACGGCATCGGCATCGGCTTCATCGCGTTCAGCGTGCTGCGGCTGGCCGCTGGGCGTGGCCGCGAGGTGCCGGCCGCGATGTACGCGGTGTCGGCGGTCTTCGTCTTCTACTACATGATGCCCGCGCTCGGCCTCACGTAAGGGCGGCGCGGGGGCCCGGCCCGGGAGGTCAGGTGACCTCCTCGGCCGGCACCCCCTCCGCCCCGTAGAACTTCTCCGTCTCGTCGACCGCCGACTGGAAGCGCTCGTCGAAGTCATCGCGAATGAGCGTCCGGACCACATAGTCCTGGACGCTCATTCCGCGTTTGGCGGCGTGCTGCTTGAGCCGGTCGAGCAGCTCACCGTCTATGCGCAGGCTGAGCACTGTCGATCCCATGGCAAGCAGGGTTACGTCCTGCGGGCCCGCCATGCGTGATTTTCCGCCGCAGACTCACTCGTTTGGGTGATCGATTGTGATCCGGCTCTCGCGCGTGTACCACCAAGTGGTATTTAGGGTAAGTAATGAGTTACGCTAACAAACATGCCTGACCTGATCCACGACAGCGACAGTGCCGCCGCCGTGAGCTCCCTTCGTTCCGCCGTCATGCTGCTCGGCCGGCGCCTCAAGCACCAGCGCGTCGACGAGTCGCTGAGCCCGACCGAGATGTCGGTCCTCGGAACACTGGCCCGTTGCGGCTCCGCCACCCCCGGTGAGCTGGCCCGCAAGGAGCATGTGCAGCCGCCGTCGATGACCCGCATCGTCGCGTTGCTGGAATCGAAGGGTCTGGTCAGGCTGGAACCGCACCCCGATGACCGTCGTCAGAAGATGGTCAGCCAGACCGAGCAGGCCGAGGCCATGCTCGCCGAGAGCCGCGACAAGCGGAACGCCTGGCTGACCACCCTCGCCGAAGGCCTGGACGAGGACGAGTGGGAGACGCTGCGCAACGCGGCGCCCGTGCTGGAGAAGCTCGCCCACCTGTAGCGGAAGGGGCCGCGCCGGGCAGCACCGGCGCCCGACCCCGCCGCCGCATCCCCGTCAGCACGCGCAATGTCCACGCCCGAGGAGGCGAACCCTTTTGAGTACGGGATCCGGAGCAGACTCCGCCCCCGCACCGACTTCCACCCACGAGAGCAAGCCCGGCGGGACCTTCTCGTCGCTGAAGATCCGCAACTACCGCCTGTTCGCCACGGGCGCCGTGATCTCCAACACCGGTACCTGGATGTCCCGCATCACGCAGGACTGGCTCGTCCTGAGCCTCACCGGGTCCGCCGCCGCCGTCGGCATCACCACGGCACTCCAGTTCCTCCCGATGCTTCTCTTCGGCCTGTACGGCGGCGTCATCGCCGACCGGCTGCCGAAGCGCAAGCTCCTGCTCATCAGCCAGGCGGCCCTCGGCGCCTGCGGTGTCGTGCTCGCGGTCCTCACGCTCTCGGGCGTGGTCCAGGTGTGGCACGTCTACCTGATCGCGTTCCTGCTCGGCATGGTCACGGTCGTGGACAACCCGGCCAGGCAGGCCTTCGTCTCCGAGATGGTCGGCCCCGCGCAGCTGCGCAACGCGGTCAGCCTGAACTCGGCGAACTTCCAGTCCGCCCGCCTCATCGGTCCCGCCGTCGCGGGTGTGCTGATCACCACGGTCGGCAGCGGCTGGGCCTTCATGTTCAACGGCCTGTCGTTCCTCGCGCCGCTGGTCGGCCTGATGATGATGCGGACGAGCGAACTGCACAAGGCCGTCGTCGTGCCACGCGCCAAGGGCCAGCTCCGGGAGGGGCTGCGCTATGTGTCGGGCCGCCCCGAGCTGATCTGGCCGATCGTCCTGGTCGGCTTCGTCGGCACGTTCGGCTTCAACTTCCCGATCTGGCTGACGGCCTTCGCGGACGAGATCTTCCACGGCGGTGCCGGGATGTACTCGTTCTTCAACATCCTCATGGCGGCCGGCTCCCTGGCCGGTGCGCTGCTCGCCGCCCGCCGCCGCTCCTCGCGGCTGCGGATGCTGGTCGCCGCCGGTACGGCCTTCGGCCTGCTGGAGATCGTCGCCGCGCTCGCGCCGTCCGTCTGGATGTTCGCGATCCTGCTCGTGCCGATCGGGATGATCGGTCTGACGACCAACATCAGCGCCAACACCAGCGTCCAGATGGCGGCCGACCCGGCCATGCGCGGCCGGGTGATGAGCCTGTACATGATGGTCTTCGCCGGTGGTACGCCGGTGGGCGCCCCGATCGTCGGCTGGATCAGTGACGCGTACGGCCCCCGCACCAGCATGGTGGCCGGCGGCGCGCTGTCGCTGGTGGCCGCGATCGGTGTCGCCGTGATGCTGGCCCGCGTCGGCGGGCTGCGCCTGAAGGTGGACCTGCGTCCGGGCCGCCCGCACGTGCGCTTCGTTCCGCGCGAACGACTGGCGACGGTGGCCTGAGAACCGCTGTGAACGCCACGCGGCCCCGCCCGGATGATCCGGGACGGGGCCGCGTTCGCGTTGCCCGCTGGACGGTGTGCGGTCCGGCGCGTCCCGGCACCGACCACGGGGCCGGGAGGCCCCCACGCGGGGCTGGAGCGGGCGCGCTGTTGGCGCGGGGCGGCGTGCCCTCAGCCGACCAGCGCCTTCCAGGTCACCGGACCCGCCTCGCCGTCGACCACCAGCCGGTTGAGGCTCTGGTAGGTGCGCACGGCGGACGTGGTGACCGCGCCGAACGTACCGTCGACCGCCAGGCCGGCGCTGCGTCGGTTGAGGGCGTTCTGGAGGGCCCGGACGTGCGATCCGCTGCCGCCCTGCCGCAGGGTGTAGACGAGATGGGGCCAGGTCGCCGGGCCCACCTGGCCGTCGGCCACCAGGCCCTTGGCCTTCTGGAACTGCTTCACGGCGGCGGACGAGACCGAGCCGTACTGTCCGTCGGCGACCAGACTGTAGCCACGCTGCGTCATCAGGTACTGGATGACGACGACCGTCTTCCCGCTCGCGCCGGGGTCGATCCTGGGCCAGCCGCCGCCCAGGTCCACGCCCCGGGTGGCCATGAAGGTGACCGGGTTGACCGTCACGCCGATCCCTCCGGAGTGGGTCTCGAAGTGCAGATGGGGTCCTGTCACATTGCCGGTGGCGCCCATGTCGGCGATGCGCTGTCCGGCGGCGACCGTGGCGTTGAGTGCGACCCGGTACACGCTGAGGTGGCCATAGTAGGTGTACTGGCCGTTGCCGTGCGAGACGACCAGGGCGTTGCCGGTCCGGCCGGCGATGCCGCCGCCCCATGACCGGCGGACGACCGTGCCGGCCGCCGCCGCGTAGACCGCGGTACCCGTCGAGTTCGAGACGTCCTGCCCGGCGTGTGCGCCGCCGCCCCGGGGGGCGCCGTACTGTCCGCCGGCGGGGAAACGGCCGAGGGCGGGGTTGAGCCATGCCCCGTTCTTCGCCGTGGCCGCGGAGGCCGTCGTGGCCCCCGTCAGCAGTCCCAGCGCGGAAAGGGCCAGTCCCAGCCCCGTCCCGGCGATCACCCCGCGACGGGAGAGCCCGCCGCGCTGTTCCCTTCCGTCCGCCGTCGCCTCGTCCGCCGTTGAGCAGGAATCGCACATGTTCGCTCCCTCAGGTCCACTGAATCGGGCACCGGCTGTCGGCGTGACCACTTCGCGGAACAAGTATTGAAGTGAGCACGCCAAGATATCTACCCGCATAGACTTTAGGGACGTGGTACCGATCCGGCCATAGGCGCGCGGCCCCGTCCGGCCCCGTCCGGCCCCGCACGGCTGCGCCACGCGGTCGGCCTGAACGCTGCACTGAACGCGTCGCGGCCCCGTCCCGGATCATCCGGGACGGGGCCGCGTCGCGTTCACGTATGCCGGGCCGGTTACGCTCGTCGGGTGGACCCGAAGACCAGAAACCGCATCATGGCAGCCGTGCTCGTGCTGATGTTCGCCGTCGTCGCCGTGGCGGCCGCCCTCGGCTAGGACGCCTTTACGGACCTACCAGGCGAAGTTCTCCGGCGACGGGCCGGGGCCGGGGAAGATCTCCTCCAGGGCCGCCAGCACCTCCGCCGAAAGCTCCAGCTCCACCGCCCGCAGCGCGGAGTCGAGCTGCTCCCGCGTGCGCGGGCCCGAGATCGGACCGGTGACGCCGGGCCGGGTCAGCAGCCACGCCAGGCCCACCTCGCCGGGCTCCAGACCGTGCTTGTCCAGCAGGTCCTCGTACGCCTGTACCTGCGCCCGCACCTTGGGGTCGGCCAGCGCCTCGCCGGAGCGGCCGGAGGTGGACCGGGCGCCGCCGCCCTCGCGCTCCTTGCGGATCGCGCCGCCGAGCAGCCCGCCGTGCAGCGGCGACCAGGGGATGACGCCGAGGCCGTACTCCCGGGCGGCCGGGATGACCTCCATCTCGGCGCCGCGCTCCATCAGGTTGTAGATGCACTGCTCGCTGACCAGCCCGTAGCTGCCCCGCTGCCGGGCGACCTCGTTGGCCTGGGCGATCTTGTAGCCGGCGAAGTTGGACGAGCCGGCGTAGAGGATCTTGCCCTGCTGGATCAGTACGTCGATGGCCTGCCAGATCTCCTCGACCGGGGTCGACCGGTCGACGTGGTGGAACTGGTACAGATCGATGTGGTCGGTCTGGAGCCGCTTCAGGCTGGCATCGACGGCCCGGCGGATGTTGACGGCGGACAGCTTGTCGTGGTTGGGCCACGCCTCGCCGTCCGGGCCCATGTTCCCGTAGACCTTGGTGGCGAGCACGACCTTGTCGCGGCGGTCGCCGCCCTGCGCGAACCAGGTGCCGAGGATCTCCTCGGTGCGGCCCTTGTTCTCGCCCCAGCCGTAGACGTTCGCGGTGTCGAAGAAGTTGACGCCCGCGTCCAGGGCGGCGTCCATGAGCGTGTGGCTGTCGCTCTCGTTGGTCTGGGGGCCGAAGTTCATCGTCCCCAGGACGAGGCGGCTTACTTTGAGTCCGGTGCGTCCGAGCTGCGTGTACTTCATGGACCCCAACCCAACTCCTTCGAGCGCGCTCGAAGCAAGCACCGCCCCGGGGACACGGCCTACGCCCCCGCGAACCGGTCCAGGGCCGCCAGCACCGCGCGGGTGGACGCGGCGCCGCCGAGGTGGCCCGTGTCCCCGATCACCGTCAGCTCCGCGTCCGGCCACGCCTTCGCCAGCTCCCACGGGGTGATCAGCGGCCCGCCCATGTCCATCCGCCCGTGCACCAGCACCCCGGGAATCCCGGCCAGCCGCCCCGCGTCCCGGATCAGCTGCCCCTCCTCCAGCCAGGCGCCGTGCGAGAAGTAGTGCGAGCAGATCCGCACCAGCGCCGCCCGGTCCCGGCCGGGCCTGCCGCTGAACGGGGGCGGTCCCGTGTACGCCTCCTGCGAGAGCACCGCGTCCTCCCAGGCGCACCAGCCGGCCGTCGCCCGCGCCCGTACGGCCGGGTCGGGGTCCACGGTCCGCCGGGCGTACGCGGCGAGCACGTCCGGGGTCGCGTCGCTCGCGGCCTCCGGCACACCCGCCCGGAAGTCGTCCCACGCCTCGGGGAAGAAGCGGCCCGCGCCCCGGTACAGCCAGTCGATCTCGGAGCGCCGGGTCGTCGTGACGGCCGGGATCACGATCTCGGTGACCCGCTCCGGGTGGCGCTCGGCGTACGCGAGGATCAGCGTCGAGCCCCAGGAACCCCCGTGCAGCAGCCACCGGTCGATGCCGAGGTGGACGCGGAGGCGCTCCATGTCGGCGATCAGGTGGTCCGTGGTGTTGTACCGCAGGTCGACGGCCGGGTCGCTCGCGTGCGGGGTGGAGCGGCCGCAGTTGCGCTGGTCGAAGAGGACGACGCGGTAGCGCTCCGGGTCGAAGCTCGACCGGGCCCGCTCGGTGCATCCGGACCCCGGCCCGCCGTGGACGACGGCCGCCGGCTTGCCCTCGGGGTTGCCGCAGACCTCCCAGTACACGAGGTTGCCGTCGCCGACGTCCAGCATGCCCCGGTCGTACGGCTCGATCGGCGGGTACTTCTCATCGGGGTGGCGCCCCATGACGTTGTCTCCCTCGTTCGGTGGCACGCGGCAAAGAGGCACAGCCTAAGGGCAGTCCGCGGGGCCCGGCGGTCGTAGCCTGGCTTCGTGAATGCGACTCCTGAGGTTCTGGCCGTACTGGACGATCTGCTCGCCGCCGCAGCCCCCGACGATCGCGGGGCGCTGTGGCAGCTCGACCGGCAGGGGAGGGAGCTGGACGCCAATCTGGTGCGGCTGCCCCCGGGCGCGGAGGTGGGGGAGCACCAGGAGAACGTGCTCGACGTCCTCCTCGTGATCCTCGCCGGCAGCGGCCGCCTCGTCCCCGGCGACGGCGGTACGCCCCTCACCCTCACCGCCACCACCGCCACCTGGCTGCCCCGCACCTCCCGGCGCTCCCTGAAGGCGGGTCCGGACGGCCTCGCCTATCTGACGGTGCACCGCCGCCGCCCGGGGCTGACGATCAAGTCGGCGGCGCCGGCACGGGAGGGCGGCGAGGCGCCCTGCGCGCTGGACCGGGTCTGCCCCGCGTGCGGGCGGATGTCCCAGGAGTCCGCGCCGGTGTACTGCGGCGCGTGCGGGGAACGCTTCCCGGACCGCTGAGCCTTCCCCGCCCGGGGGCACTCAAGGCCTGTCCGGCGGATCTTCGCGGCCCCGCGAACATCCGCCGGACATGCCCTGGTCGTACGTGCCTCCCCGGTGTCCGCACGCCCATTGACTTGAGCACTCGCTCAAACTCCCCTACTCTCTGCTGCACCGCGATTTGAGCGACCGCTCAAATCGCCGGAGGGGGTGCGGGGCGTGGGCGGTGGCCTGTACATCGAGGCGCGGATACGGGCCGGTCTGGAGTGCGTCTGGGAACGCACCCAGGACCCGGCACAGCACCAGCGCTGGGACCTGCGCTTCACCCGCATCGCCTACCTGCCGCGCGCCGAGGGGGAGCCGCAGCGGTTCACCTACGGGGTACGGGTGCTGCCGGGGCTCCTCGTCGCCGGGACCGGCACCAGCGCCGGCGAGCGCCACCGCCCCGACGGCACCCGGACGTCCGCCCTCCGCTTCGCCTGCGCGCACCCGCTGTCGTTCCTCACCGAGGGCCGGGGCTACTGGCGGTACGTGCCCGTGCCCGTGCCCGTGTCCTGCGAGGGCGGCCGGGCGGGCGGGGTCGGCCCGGAGGACGAGGGCATCCGGGAGGGCGAGGGCGACGGCGGCCCGGCGGACGGCGGCACCCCGGAGGACGGGGGCGGCCGGGCGGGCGGCGGCGGCCCGGAGGGCAG comes from Streptomyces sp. Mut1 and encodes:
- a CDS encoding MFS transporter; translated protein: MSTGSGADSAPAPTSTHESKPGGTFSSLKIRNYRLFATGAVISNTGTWMSRITQDWLVLSLTGSAAAVGITTALQFLPMLLFGLYGGVIADRLPKRKLLLISQAALGACGVVLAVLTLSGVVQVWHVYLIAFLLGMVTVVDNPARQAFVSEMVGPAQLRNAVSLNSANFQSARLIGPAVAGVLITTVGSGWAFMFNGLSFLAPLVGLMMMRTSELHKAVVVPRAKGQLREGLRYVSGRPELIWPIVLVGFVGTFGFNFPIWLTAFADEIFHGGAGMYSFFNILMAAGSLAGALLAARRRSSRLRMLVAAGTAFGLLEIVAALAPSVWMFAILLVPIGMIGLTTNISANTSVQMAADPAMRGRVMSLYMMVFAGGTPVGAPIVGWISDAYGPRTSMVAGGALSLVAAIGVAVMLARVGGLRLKVDLRPGRPHVRFVPRERLATVA
- a CDS encoding aldo/keto reductase, with the translated sequence MKYTQLGRTGLKVSRLVLGTMNFGPQTNESDSHTLMDAALDAGVNFFDTANVYGWGENKGRTEEILGTWFAQGGDRRDKVVLATKVYGNMGPDGEAWPNHDKLSAVNIRRAVDASLKRLQTDHIDLYQFHHVDRSTPVEEIWQAIDVLIQQGKILYAGSSNFAGYKIAQANEVARQRGSYGLVSEQCIYNLMERGAEMEVIPAAREYGLGVIPWSPLHGGLLGGAIRKEREGGGARSTSGRSGEALADPKVRAQVQAYEDLLDKHGLEPGEVGLAWLLTRPGVTGPISGPRTREQLDSALRAVELELSAEVLAALEEIFPGPGPSPENFAW
- the pip gene encoding prolyl aminopeptidase; protein product: MGRHPDEKYPPIEPYDRGMLDVGDGNLVYWEVCGNPEGKPAAVVHGGPGSGCTERARSSFDPERYRVVLFDQRNCGRSTPHASDPAVDLRYNTTDHLIADMERLRVHLGIDRWLLHGGSWGSTLILAYAERHPERVTEIVIPAVTTTRRSEIDWLYRGAGRFFPEAWDDFRAGVPEAASDATPDVLAAYARRTVDPDPAVRARATAGWCAWEDAVLSQEAYTGPPPFSGRPGRDRAALVRICSHYFSHGAWLEEGQLIRDAGRLAGIPGVLVHGRMDMGGPLITPWELAKAWPDAELTVIGDTGHLGGAASTRAVLAALDRFAGA
- a CDS encoding HAD-IC family P-type ATPase; this encodes MTQRASDPSGEQRTGPSGTPATIDAGAELDPVHPVELPDPPAGRGLTAAEVAERIARGEVNDVPVRSSRSLTEIVRANVFTRFNLIIGVLWLIMLFVAPIQDSLFGFVIIANTGIGIVQEWRAKKTLDSLAVIGEAKPTVRRDGAAAEIHTSEIVLGDLVELGPGDKVVVDGTVAEADGLEIDESLLTGEADPVVKRTGDPVMSGSFVVAGGGAFTATKVGREAYAAQLAEEASRFTLVRSELRTGISTILKYVTWMMVPTAIGLIISQLVVKEHNFKDSVARTVGGIVPMIPEGLVLLTSVAFAIGVVRLGRKQCLVQELPAIEGLARVDVVCLDKTGTLTEGGMDVTEVRALNGTDEPYLHRVLAAFGASEPRPNASLQAIIDAYPAPVDGEDWDVTGTLPFSSARKYSGAAFTEGGGTSSAWLLGAPDVLLAEDDPALDEIGQLNEQGLRVLLLARARGELDAPGAAEGAEPAALVVLEQRLRPDAGRTLAYFGEQRVATKVISGDNAVSVGAVAAKLGMPGAEHALDARRMPTDPDEMATAMEENAVFGRVTPQQKREMVAALQSRGHTVAMTGDGVNDVLALKDADIGVSMGSGSEATRAVAQIVLLNNSFATLPSVVAEGRRVIGNITRVATLFLTKTVYSVLLAVLVVCFQVEYPFLPRHLTLLSTLTIGIPAFFLALAPNKERAHPHFVRRVMRYAVPSGVIAAAATFVTYLIARHHYAGTGALEAETSAATLTLFLVSMWVLAIIARPYTWWRICLVAAMGLAFLIVLAVPWLQDFFALKLVGTQMPWAAVAIAVAASALLEYAWRLVGRRFPV
- a CDS encoding peptidoglycan-binding protein, with product MCDSCSTADEATADGREQRGGLSRRGVIAGTGLGLALSALGLLTGATTASAATAKNGAWLNPALGRFPAGGQYGAPRGGGAHAGQDVSNSTGTAVYAAAAGTVVRRSWGGGIAGRTGNALVVSHGNGQYTYYGHLSVYRVALNATVAAGQRIADMGATGNVTGPHLHFETHSGGIGVTVNPVTFMATRGVDLGGGWPRIDPGASGKTVVVIQYLMTQRGYSLVADGQYGSVSSAAVKQFQKAKGLVADGQVGPATWPHLVYTLRQGGSGSHVRALQNALNRRSAGLAVDGTFGAVTTSAVRTYQSLNRLVVDGEAGPVTWKALVG
- a CDS encoding DUF2530 domain-containing protein — protein: MAKWTPKHEAPEPLEGPVVATITGGTILWFVLFLVQIPFYGWFDDHGHLWWVWTCLAGAGLGLIGIWYVRGRDAALKRAAAAAEGSGPSGSEETPGATA
- a CDS encoding NCS2 family permease; its protein translation is MSPSATAPVDATPPPAPQPTGGLDRFFKISERKSSVAREVRGGFATFFAMAYIIVLNPIILGGAKDINENYLNHGQLVTATVLTAAFSTLLMGVIGNVPIALAAGLGVNTVVALQLAPRMTWPDAMGMVVLAGIVVMLLVATGLRERVMNAVPGSLRKGIAIGIGLFILLIGLVDSGFVSRIPDKAETTVPLQLGADGHLNGWPVLIFVLGALLTLVLIVRKVPGAILISIVAMTVLALIINAIAGLPAEAWGLTVPEWPGNPVATPDFGLLGHFSLFGGFQKVGILTGILFVFTVLLSCFFDAMGTILGVGDEAKLTDKDGNFPGINRVLFVDGIGVAAGGASSSSASTCFVESTAGVGEGARTGLASIVTGLLFTVSLFLTPLATMVPSQAATPALLAVGFLIIAGSVRDIDWSDYTLAIPAFLAMVMMPFTYSITNGIGIGFIAFSVLRLAAGRGREVPAAMYAVSAVFVFYYMMPALGLT
- a CDS encoding MarR family winged helix-turn-helix transcriptional regulator — its product is MPDLIHDSDSAAAVSSLRSAVMLLGRRLKHQRVDESLSPTEMSVLGTLARCGSATPGELARKEHVQPPSMTRIVALLESKGLVRLEPHPDDRRQKMVSQTEQAEAMLAESRDKRNAWLTTLAEGLDEDEWETLRNAAPVLEKLAHL